One part of the Methylobacterium terrae genome encodes these proteins:
- the der gene encoding ribosome biogenesis GTPase Der, with protein MSMPIVAIVGRPNVGKSTLFNRLVGRKLALVDDRPGVTRDRREGEVRLGHLRFRILDTAGLEEAEADSLAGRMRAQTEAAIAEADAVLFVIDARAGLLPADQPFAELVRRADKPVILLANKAEGGAGMAGAYEAFALGLGDPVPVSAEHGEGLGDLLDALEAVLPEPDDEDDEEGGEGKPLKVAIVGRPNAGKSTLINRMLGEDRLLVGPEAGITRDSISLDWEWRGRRIKLHDTAGMRRRARVDDKLEKLAVSDGLRAVRFAEVVVVLLDATIPFEKQDLTIVDLVESEGRALVIGLNKWDLVADQPGLLKELKEKATRLLPQVRGAAVVPLSGLAGEGIDRLMHAVVSTAEVWNRRVSTAKINQWLGEATQANPPPAVSGRRIKIRYATQVKSRPPHFALFGNQLDALPKSYTRYLVNSLREAFELPGVPIRLSLRTSKNPFDKE; from the coding sequence ATGTCGATGCCCATCGTCGCGATCGTCGGGCGTCCCAACGTCGGCAAGTCGACGCTGTTCAACCGCCTCGTCGGCCGCAAGCTCGCCCTCGTCGACGACCGCCCGGGCGTGACCCGCGACCGGCGCGAGGGCGAGGTGCGCCTCGGCCACCTGCGCTTCCGCATCCTCGACACCGCCGGCCTCGAGGAGGCCGAGGCCGATTCGCTCGCCGGCCGCATGCGGGCCCAGACCGAGGCCGCCATCGCCGAGGCCGACGCGGTCCTGTTCGTGATCGACGCCCGCGCCGGCCTGCTGCCGGCCGACCAGCCCTTCGCCGAGCTGGTCCGCCGCGCCGACAAGCCCGTCATCCTGCTCGCCAACAAGGCCGAGGGCGGGGCCGGGATGGCCGGCGCCTACGAGGCCTTCGCGCTGGGCCTCGGCGATCCGGTGCCGGTCTCGGCCGAGCACGGCGAGGGCCTGGGCGATCTCCTCGACGCGCTCGAGGCCGTGCTGCCGGAGCCCGACGACGAGGACGACGAGGAGGGCGGCGAGGGCAAGCCGCTCAAGGTCGCGATCGTCGGCCGCCCGAATGCCGGCAAGTCGACGCTGATCAACCGGATGCTCGGCGAGGACCGGCTGCTGGTCGGGCCCGAGGCCGGCATCACCCGCGATTCGATCTCGCTCGACTGGGAGTGGCGCGGCCGCCGGATCAAGCTGCACGACACCGCCGGGATGCGCCGGCGCGCCCGGGTCGACGACAAGCTCGAGAAGCTCGCGGTCTCCGACGGCTTGCGGGCGGTGCGCTTCGCCGAGGTGGTGGTGGTGCTCCTCGACGCCACGATCCCGTTCGAGAAGCAGGACCTCACCATCGTCGACCTCGTCGAGTCGGAGGGACGCGCCCTCGTCATCGGCCTCAACAAGTGGGACCTCGTCGCCGACCAGCCCGGGCTCCTGAAGGAGCTCAAGGAGAAGGCGACCCGCCTGCTGCCGCAGGTGCGGGGCGCGGCGGTGGTGCCGCTCTCGGGGCTCGCCGGCGAGGGCATCGACCGGCTGATGCACGCCGTGGTCTCGACCGCCGAGGTCTGGAACCGCCGCGTCTCGACCGCCAAGATCAACCAGTGGCTCGGCGAGGCGACGCAGGCCAACCCGCCGCCGGCGGTGTCCGGCCGGCGCATCAAGATCCGCTACGCCACCCAGGTGAAGTCGCGCCCGCCGCACTTCGCCCTGTTCGGCAACCAGCTCGACGCGCTGCCGAAATCCTACACCCGCTACCTCGTCAACAGCCTGCGCGAGGCTTTCGAGCTGCCGGGCGTGCCGATCCGCCTGTCGCTCCGGACCTCGAAGAACCCGTTCGACAAGGAGTAG